A stretch of DNA from Cheilinus undulatus linkage group 7, ASM1832078v1, whole genome shotgun sequence:
aaTCATAGATAACATTATGGTGAAGGTCTAGGACATACTGTACATAAATGTGCTGCTGTATGACTTAGTGACAGCCAGCCAGTCCTGAAGATCTTCATTATTGACCAAAATCTGTCAAAGGTTCTTTTTAGGAGAAAAGCTGAATATTCTGACTTCTGACTAGCTTCAATGTTTAATATCTTTATCAATCCTCTCTGCGTGGTTAATCATTTACATGGTTGTCCAGCCAGTTCATGTCATTTCCAGTTAACCAAAGTCTTCACTGGAAGGAGGCCAGGGTCATCACACTGTccaaacacccacacagtcTCTAATTATTCAGGGCTTTATTCGTATGTTAGTCTTGCAGTTTACCAGTGTGGTGTTTTGGTAACTGCTGAATAtcctttaatatttttctttgtataaaAAAACTACGAGTGGAGGATGATGGGCATATTACTCAAAACATCAATGTTTCATCATACAATCCTGAAAGAAGCGTGAATGGCTTCTCTTCTTCCTGATGGAATGACAAATCAAAGACACAAGATGCACAAAAATCTTTATTAAAGTTTACAACACTTGACACAGAAGAGAAGGAAGTTTAGgatttgacttcctgtttggtctATCAACGTAGTTCTGtagtttacttaaaaaaaacttcagagGCAAGTTGGCAGGTCCATCACACCATCAACACAAAACCGGCGCATTCTTGCTGGGTGGACAGGTCTCGTCCCCTCAATACATTTGAAGGTTAATCCACCATTATGTGGTGCATACAGTTTTTCCTCGTGACCGTATCTGAAGCGAATATTGTGTCTGCTCATGGTCTCACTGTTGACAGTGCAGGGCTCTGTAAGAGATAACAGATAAAGTCATGGATGAATTTGTTACCTGGTGTGATTATTCTTTCTTGGAGCTTAATATTTCCAAGGCAAAGAAAATGATTGTAGATTTtagagagaaagccactgttgaagaaaactcattaaaacttgACTAgaattcaccaaaaggcatgtaggagactccatggtcatgtGATGGAATAGTCCTTGGTCTcatgagatcaaaatggtgctttttggccatcagacgacacgccaaacactgcacatcatcactaacacaccatccccgctgtgaaacatggtggtggcagcatcatgccgaggggatgcttctcagcagccagccctggctgaggcttgtaaaggtagagggtaaactaaaacgtggcaaaataaaggaaaatcctggaggacaatcttatttggTCAGGAAGAGAActagcttgggagaagatttattttctagcaagacaatgacccaacgCATACAGCAAAAACTgtaaagaaatggtttaaagacaacaagatgaatgttccagacctcagtccaacagagaatttgtggttggactgaaaaaaaggctgttctGCCTGATcccagtgcaacctgacagagcttgagccgATTTGTAAAGgggaatggagtaaaattggaGTGTTTcgcacagactcagtgctgtgattgcagccaaaagtgcatctactaaatattgacttgaaaggggtgaatatttatgtagtgcCTTATTTaacaacacatttttctgttcaatTTACATTGCTtcgtagaaatctattttcactttgacattagggAGGTTTTGTGTACaattttctggttaaaaagcCAACTTTTattgaccgtgattgatttataaactcaataaaagggttttaaatacaAAGGGGCGATTACTTTATAAAGGCACTGTTCATCTGTCAGACACTCCTGATatcttgtcatctccctctttccttgttcctcatcCATCTCAATGAGAGTGAtggagatgaaaataaaaaagtggtgCTTCTTCATGCCACTTTGCACTTTGCTCATGGGCTTCAACGGGCGATTTTGTCTCTACATCAAGTAGTTTGGACACAGTGTGAAGCAGGTGTGGCATGGAGTGTGTGCTCCCACATGTCAAGGACCATCATTTATTTGCCCTTACAGTCACCATCATATGAACTTTCAGCATAAGACTATGTAAAATACATCACAGCTGGCTATTATTCTAATCTTATAAAGTAAATGTGTCCCCCACTTACCTCTACCCCCCACAGGTGGCACCAGGCCCCCTACCTTAACAGACAAGCCCACTGGACATTTCACTATTTTAACATAAAGCAAGCTCATTTTAGCAAACACCCAAAACAGACGCACTTAAGAAATCCTCCAGAATTtatgacaaataaaaaagaggGATATTAACTTACTGAGGCATCTTATTTCTCCTTTCCACTGGCCATTGTTGCAGGTTTTATAACCTGTACCCTCCATGATGTAGAGATTCTGGCATGTATATTGAACCCTTTCATTATGTTGGTACTGAGATCTCGAACTACCAACAGTGTCACCATTTGTGAGGTGTGGTGGTCTCTTGCAACCCGCAGGAGCTAAAGAACGTGGGTAATAACAGAGAAAATTCAAGATTACGAAGATTTAGATGCAAAATGTACAGATCTTTGACTCAAATAAAAAGTGACAGAGTATTTTGTCATCAGAACCTCACAGTAGGGTAGCAGGGTAAATAAGCCCAGTGAACTTTGGGGGATATCTCAAAGAAGGTCATGGATTCACCATTTTCTCTGATAAAAAATGAGCgaataaagaaaacactgaCTTACGTCCACAGGTTGGGAAGCTATCACTCCACTCTCCTCCAGCTAAACACTTAATTGTTGCATTCCCATGAAGAACATGCCCACTCCAAGTATTAAGACACCGAAACTGTATTATTTGTCCTTGTCTTGCTTTGTAGTTGTTTTGTAGAGATGCGACAGTGGTGGGTGATACACCTGTGACTTTGCATTTATCTGTTGAGAAGCAGAAATGAGAAGCTTTCAAGCAGCAAgaagttttaagttttaacaTCTCATTTTGAATCTTTAACCTTCAAACAGCTTAACTCAAAATCTGCCACTGGAAAATATATTAACAGTTTATATAAAAGGAAATGAATCCTAATGAAAGTCATCCTACCTGAGCATGTTGGGAAGGCTTTACTCCACTGCCCACTTTGTAAACATTCAACGACTTCAGGCCCCTCCAGTGTGTACTGATCATCACATCGGAATCGTAATTGATGTCCAACCTTCATTGTTTCATTTGCTGCTGGCAGTCCAGTTACAGTGAGACGAGGATGCACTTCACCAAGAGCACAAGTTATGTCTGTAAAGAATAAAGCATATCTCAGTTGTCTAGGGTTTTATGTGACTGTGTCAGTAATTTATTCAGTCAGTACTTATCTAAATATACTCATTGATGAAAGAGGAACTAACCCCAGAGGTAAAGGTGAGGTACTTTTACCCTGGAATTTCAAAAAGGCCTTTAGAACATCATGGATAATGCTGGGAGGAAGGGGGATAAggaacacacactcacacctctCTACTGTCCCCAATCAGCCACACTGTCATTCTATCAATTCTGCTCTTTGGATCTGATAATTAGCTATAATGTCTTAACCATTCAAGGTAGACAAACCACAAACTACCCGAGTGTGAAACAAATACATATGGCTAGACAGAAGACACAATTACTTATGTAACTGACCTCGGCGAACAGAGCTACATTATCAATAATCCTATTGTGTTTTAAAGATGCCCTAGATTGTCTGGACCTGCTTTAGGAGGGAAACTTCCGCGTTTGATCCAGGTGATATATGATCATGTAGAAAATATATATAAGATGTATATTATCAGCCTAATTCTGTGCTTCTAATTACCATGCTAATAAGGAGCTAATTAATGGTGAGAACTATAccctaaaccagtggttctaaaTGTAGGGGTTGAGAACCCCTTGAGGGTCGCCGAACACTGAGAGGAGGTTGCCAGATGTCCTGGAACATTAACACCTCCTCAGCTGTGGGGAAAGCACAGCAGCGCCTGTACTACCTAAGGAAGCTAAGGAGCGCCCAAATCCCAAAGCAGCTGATGGTGAACTTCTAcaactttgccagcagcagtgttttAACCTATGGATTCTTAGTGTGGTTTTCCAGCTGCACTAAGGCTGATCAGCAAGCACTCCAGCGGGTGgtaaaaacagcaggaaagaTCATTGGGACTACTCTTCCAGAGATCAGTGCCATCTACACCACCCGCTGTCTGAGGAGAGTGTACATCATGCGTGACCAACACCATCTGGCGTATCACCTATTCCACCTGCTGCCCTCAGGTAGAAGGTACAGGTCTATACAGGCCCAGGCAGTGAGGCTGCTTAACAGTtgtccccctcctctctctgccccACCCGGAATCACCCACCATTCCCCACTGTTAAAATAGCTGTGAACTAGACTCTTCATTGTTGCATTAATCATACATTACTCAATAACTGTCTGTATGTCCTCTCTGTGTGTTGAAATGTCCTTTATATGCTGCAGTACCACTGTTactgttgtttacatttgtgcCTGCACTGaataatttgttttaataatttattgTATAGTACTTTGTATAGTGTGCTAATTTTACACAGTAGGTGTTTAAGGGACTTAGAGATTGCACCTGTTTTTGCACTTCATTGcaccatttttaccctttatagCATCTCCTGCTACGCAGTGTATGAATGCTCTGAACAAAATTTCATTGTTATATTTAGTatgacaatgacaataaacgattgattggttgattgattgattgattgattgagatgctgtccaaaaaaaaaaaaaaaaaaaaaaaaaaaaatcaaggaatacttcaaaatgatttcaaaattaacattttacccttttttgtaaaaatatgtcCATAAACTTAATTAAGCCTTTAACACCTGAACctctggactcttttcttattttaagcataaaaggcccagaaaaggCCCAAGGCTGGCCCAATTTACTGCGTGTTTAAAGAGTGTTTTAATGGTTTCATTGAAGAAAAGCAAAAGAAGGGCATTTGATGGTAGAGTCTCAATGAGAAAAGGTGGAATTACTATAATAACCACATGTTGACTGTGAAGCACAACTTCtaagctttcagaaactgtttggatttttctaaTAGCACATACAATTGCATTTTGCTGCAATGTTACATGTGCTTTCTGTCATCTATATTAGTATacttcaaccaccttcagggaccgtgggggtccccagtctctggcactttAATTCTGGAGGTTGTGGGTTGAAAATTTTGAGAGCCCTTGCACTCAGCTAAAGtgttaacaatttttaaaatcaattcagCTGTAGTGGATAATTTCACCCTGTAGTGCACAGtatctttgcacattttttaatacaaaatgtagaatttaaatacttttttaaatgtattttatttaacctttatctaATTAGGATAAAAAAACTtgtttatataaaaaatatttctctagagtgtcctggccaaaaCAGGCAGCTGCAGAGTCAAATTACTCACTTACAGATAAACAATGAGCAACCattcaaataaaatatcaaacaccACCTTAATACATCAACAGAGAAAAAGCAGGTCTTTGTTAAGATGAATGGAAATCAAAATACTTCAGACATCTGCAGCCAGGTGCCTCCAAGTCAATCAACACACTATTGAAATCTTCCAGCTCACTAGGGGctaaaaatgtcaagatttggacCCTAACTGGTTAATAGTGCTAATAATTCCCCATGTACAATAGTTTTCATCTAAAAGAGGGGTCatattatgtaaatatttgaaaaagcattattatttattaccTTCACAAGTTGGAAATGCATGGTCCCATTCTCCATTGTGACCACATATGAGCCTTGAGCTGCCATTCAGATAAGTCCCAGGTTCCTCACAGCTAAATGTGAGGAACCGGTCAGGAAGTATGGGGTCTTGATTTCCAGATAAACCGTTGACTGTAATCCGTCTATCTTCAGGCGGGGGTTCACAGTTCAGAGCTGAGCGAACACAATCAAATTAGATAAACAATAGAACAGGAATGAATTAGCCAAATTTAGCG
This window harbors:
- the LOC121511946 gene encoding complement factor H-like isoform X1; amino-acid sequence: MRLTLILLFLQLWGNVEFSLSQNVCSKLPDVPHAFISEDTQKEEYQPGNVIHFTCDIGYVSGPTIRYVCTDQGWHVLFQGACNLKPCELPDDTPNGYYEIIKGEDFVFGATIKYFCNQGYQMVSKDDTRTCLLDRWTNHVPICDPLNCEPPPEDRRITVNGLSGNQDPILPDRFLTFSCEEPGTYLNGSSRLICGHNGEWDHAFPTCEDITCALGEVHPRLTVTGLPAANETMKVGHQLRFRCDDQYTLEGPEVVECLQSGQWSKAFPTCSDKCKVTGVSPTTVASLQNNYKARQGQIIQFRCLNTWSGHVLHGNATIKCLAGGEWSDSFPTCGPPAGCKRPPHLTNGDTVGSSRSQYQHNERVQYTCQNLYIMEGTGYKTCNNGQWKGEIRCLKPCTVNSETMSRHNIRFRYGHEEKLYAPHNGGLTFKCIEGTRPVHPARMRRFCVDGVMDLPTCL
- the LOC121511946 gene encoding complement factor H-like isoform X2, producing the protein MRLTLILLFLQLWGNVEFSLSQNVCSKLPDVPHAFISEDTQKEEYQPGNVIHFTCDIGYVSGPTIRYVCTDQGWHVLFQGACNLKPCELPDDTPNGYYEIIKGEDFVFGATIKYFCNQGYQMVSKDDTRTCLLDRWTNHVPICDHITCALGEVHPRLTVTGLPAANETMKVGHQLRFRCDDQYTLEGPEVVECLQSGQWSKAFPTCSDKCKVTGVSPTTVASLQNNYKARQGQIIQFRCLNTWSGHVLHGNATIKCLAGGEWSDSFPTCGPPAGCKRPPHLTNGDTVGSSRSQYQHNERVQYTCQNLYIMEGTGYKTCNNGQWKGEIRCLKPCTVNSETMSRHNIRFRYGHEEKLYAPHNGGLTFKCIEGTRPVHPARMRRFCVDGVMDLPTCL